The proteins below come from a single Salinilacihabitans rarus genomic window:
- a CDS encoding DNA topoisomerase VI subunit B, translating into MTSFQSTLGEESGIAEELAENQRSISIAEFFEKNKHMLGFDSGARGLVTAVKEAVDNALDAAEEAGILPDIYVEIREDGDYYRLIVEDNGPGLTKESLPKVFGKLLYGSRFHRREQSRGQQGIGISAAVLYSQLTSGKPAKITSRTQGSSEAQYFELIVDTDENEPEISVDETTSWDRPHGTRIELEMEANMRARGQLHDYIKHTAVVNPHARLELREPNAHFKFERATDQLPEETEEIRPHPHGVELGTVMKMLTATDSHSVSGFLQEEFTRVGTKTAASIIDAFRDRHYGREMTWRPPTAAESADVAAAVEDATANKGPEATAAFADAVADAVADRDRIAHHELRAVVADAAEAAEADHGTTFGDTVRENALEAAWNEIAGPGEPEADADGDAEADADDESRLVADLYDLADDATSTRKDDEVVHAFAVRLAGKFADEEDHRHRLTRDRLRSHVDRAAELTEEYDEVAFGETARENVTDAVWDVMVTVPDDPPLVRELADSRDAASDLVDAMRTTDIIAPPTRCLSPISADLIEAGLKKEFDADFYAAASRDAEVSGGDPFVVEAGIAYGGDLEAEGSVDVLRFANRVPLVYQRGACATTDVVKTIGWRNYGLDQPGGSGLPNGAAVVMIHVASTNVPFTSESKDAIANVPEIEDEIELAIREAARDLKSYLNKRRSMQKRRKKQNVLGKILPEMAEKVAQVIDRPEPDIDDAVARIMNNVLVERHVEENGDGSAVRVVVENNSGTNESLEVTDIVSAEPSSLSDGATVVEMDGEWFVKWEPDVSSGDEAVLEYEVAADASFDLDVKGVESEKLTVTEQ; encoded by the coding sequence ATGACGTCGTTTCAGTCGACGCTCGGCGAGGAGTCGGGGATCGCCGAAGAGCTGGCCGAAAACCAGCGATCGATCTCCATCGCCGAGTTCTTCGAGAAGAACAAGCACATGCTCGGCTTCGACAGCGGAGCCCGAGGGTTAGTCACGGCCGTCAAGGAGGCCGTCGACAACGCCCTGGACGCCGCCGAGGAGGCCGGCATTCTCCCGGATATCTACGTCGAGATCAGAGAGGACGGCGACTACTACCGGCTGATCGTCGAGGACAACGGTCCCGGGCTCACGAAGGAGTCGCTACCGAAAGTCTTCGGGAAACTGCTCTACGGCTCGCGCTTTCACCGGCGCGAACAGTCCCGCGGCCAGCAGGGGATCGGTATCTCCGCCGCGGTCCTCTACTCTCAGCTCACGAGCGGCAAGCCCGCGAAGATCACCAGCCGCACACAGGGGTCGAGCGAGGCCCAGTACTTCGAGCTGATCGTCGACACCGACGAGAACGAACCCGAGATCAGCGTCGACGAGACGACCTCGTGGGACAGGCCCCACGGGACGCGCATCGAACTCGAGATGGAGGCGAACATGCGCGCCCGCGGACAGCTCCACGACTACATCAAGCACACGGCGGTCGTCAACCCACACGCCCGGCTCGAACTGCGCGAGCCGAACGCCCACTTCAAGTTCGAGCGCGCGACCGACCAGCTCCCCGAGGAGACCGAGGAGATCCGCCCACACCCCCACGGCGTCGAACTCGGCACCGTGATGAAGATGCTCACGGCGACCGACTCCCACTCCGTCTCGGGGTTCCTTCAGGAGGAGTTCACTCGCGTGGGCACGAAGACCGCGGCGTCGATCATCGACGCCTTCCGCGACCGCCACTACGGCCGCGAGATGACCTGGCGGCCCCCGACGGCGGCCGAGTCCGCCGACGTCGCCGCCGCCGTCGAGGACGCCACGGCGAACAAGGGCCCGGAGGCGACCGCCGCCTTCGCCGACGCGGTCGCCGACGCGGTCGCCGACCGCGACCGGATCGCCCACCACGAACTGCGGGCGGTCGTCGCCGACGCCGCCGAAGCGGCCGAAGCCGACCACGGGACGACCTTCGGCGACACCGTCCGCGAGAACGCTCTCGAGGCCGCCTGGAACGAGATCGCCGGCCCCGGCGAACCGGAGGCCGACGCCGACGGAGACGCGGAGGCCGACGCCGACGACGAGTCGCGGCTCGTCGCCGACCTCTACGACCTTGCCGACGACGCGACGAGCACCCGCAAGGACGACGAGGTGGTCCACGCCTTCGCCGTCCGACTGGCGGGCAAGTTCGCCGACGAGGAGGACCACCGGCACCGCCTCACCCGCGACCGCCTGCGCTCGCACGTCGACCGCGCGGCCGAGTTGACCGAGGAGTACGACGAGGTCGCCTTCGGCGAGACGGCCCGCGAGAACGTCACCGACGCCGTCTGGGACGTCATGGTGACGGTGCCGGACGACCCGCCGCTGGTGCGCGAACTCGCCGACTCCCGGGACGCCGCGAGCGACCTCGTCGACGCGATGCGCACGACCGACATCATCGCGCCGCCGACGCGGTGTCTCTCGCCCATCTCGGCGGACCTGATCGAGGCGGGGCTGAAAAAGGAGTTCGACGCCGACTTCTACGCGGCGGCGAGCCGCGACGCCGAGGTCTCCGGCGGCGACCCGTTCGTCGTCGAGGCCGGCATCGCCTACGGCGGCGACCTCGAGGCCGAGGGGAGCGTCGACGTGCTCCGGTTTGCCAACCGCGTCCCGCTGGTCTACCAGCGCGGCGCGTGCGCGACCACCGACGTCGTCAAGACCATCGGCTGGCGCAACTACGGCCTCGACCAGCCCGGCGGCTCCGGCCTGCCGAACGGTGCCGCCGTGGTGATGATCCACGTCGCCTCGACGAACGTGCCCTTCACGAGCGAGTCGAAAGACGCCATCGCGAACGTCCCCGAGATCGAAGACGAGATCGAACTCGCGATCCGCGAGGCCGCCCGCGACCTCAAGAGCTACCTCAACAAGCGCCGCTCGATGCAAAAGCGCCGGAAGAAACAGAACGTCCTCGGGAAGATCCTCCCGGAGATGGCCGAGAAGGTCGCGCAGGTGATCGACCGGCCGGAGCCGGACATCGACGACGCCGTCGCCCGCATCATGAACAACGTCCTCGTCGAACGACACGTCGAGGAGAACGGCGACGGCTCCGCGGTCCGGGTCGTCGTCGAGAACAACTCGGGCACGAACGAGAGCCTCGAGGTCACCGACATCGTCAGCGCCGAGCCGTCGAGCCTCTCGGACGGCGCGACCGTCGTCGAGATGGACGGCGAGTGGTTCGTCAAGTGGGAGCCCGACGTTAGCAGCGGCGACGAGGCCGTCCTCGAGTACGAGGTGGCCGCGGACGCATCGTTCGACCTCGACGTGAAAGGGGTCGAAAGCGAGAAACTCACGGTGACCGAACAATGA
- a CDS encoding MBL fold metallo-hydrolase, translating to MTVRFGAVAVDWLGYATVRLEGETGAVVYTDPGRYGVLDGYDARDGDLVLVTHDDHYDPEGIRRVAHDDALVLVHEAVDAADIDRVDEQPADLPFEVERVREDESFVLGPLDLFTTPAYNEPDGPYTREDGTPYHPEGEGCGYGVIIDGVCAFWPGDTDALPVHEGLDVDLFLPPIGGSFTMDRRDAAALAGRMAPGLVLPIHYDTFPALETDADAFVVDVANRGVPVVLDEP from the coding sequence ATGACCGTCCGCTTCGGCGCCGTCGCCGTCGACTGGCTCGGGTACGCGACCGTCCGCCTCGAAGGGGAGACCGGGGCCGTCGTCTACACCGACCCCGGGAGGTACGGCGTGCTCGACGGCTACGACGCCCGCGACGGCGATCTGGTGCTCGTCACCCACGACGACCACTACGATCCCGAGGGGATCCGGCGGGTGGCCCACGACGACGCGCTCGTGCTCGTCCACGAGGCCGTCGACGCCGCCGACATCGACCGCGTGGACGAACAGCCGGCGGACCTCCCCTTCGAGGTCGAGCGCGTCCGCGAGGACGAGTCGTTCGTCCTCGGGCCGCTGGACCTGTTCACGACGCCCGCGTACAACGAGCCCGACGGGCCGTACACCCGCGAGGACGGGACGCCGTACCACCCCGAAGGCGAGGGCTGTGGCTACGGCGTGATAATCGACGGCGTCTGCGCGTTCTGGCCCGGCGACACCGACGCCCTCCCCGTCCACGAGGGACTCGACGTCGACCTCTTCCTGCCGCCGATCGGCGGTAGCTTCACGATGGATCGCCGCGACGCGGCCGCCCTCGCCGGCCGGATGGCCCCCGGTCTCGTCCTGCCGATCCACTACGACACGTTCCCGGCGCTTGAAACCGACGCCGACGCGTTCGTCGTCGACGTCGCGAACCGCGGCGTCCCGGTGGTCCTCGACGAGCCCTGA
- a CDS encoding DNA topoisomerase IV subunit A encodes MSADDSQQAREQLIDLAAQFYDQFELGEIPSMEVPTRTKSNIVFDEEKGVWVYGDRTSTRSANSVRGARKLLKAVYTIEFLATQLEEDRSSTLRELYYLSESWDNEEAQFNNQDESNGLIEDLEIVSGVTREDFHMRPEESGATVMGPLYLREQTRRGEREIHCQEDVGEGGYQIPNNPDTIEFLDCDAEFVLCVETGGMRDRLVENGFDEEYDALIVHLKGQPARATRRITRRLHDELDLPVTVFTDGDPWSYRIYGSVTYGSIKSAHLSEYLATPEAQFVGIQPADIVEYDLPTDPLSDSDVNALESELEDPRFQTDYWEEQIELQLDIEKKAEQQALASRGLDFVTETYLPERLTEMGVF; translated from the coding sequence ATGAGCGCAGACGACAGCCAGCAGGCCAGAGAACAGTTGATCGACCTCGCCGCCCAGTTTTACGACCAGTTCGAACTGGGCGAGATCCCCTCGATGGAGGTGCCGACGCGGACCAAGAGCAACATCGTCTTCGACGAGGAGAAAGGCGTGTGGGTCTACGGCGACCGCACCTCGACGCGCTCGGCGAACTCCGTCCGGGGGGCACGAAAGCTCCTCAAGGCGGTCTACACCATCGAGTTCCTCGCGACCCAGCTCGAAGAGGACCGCTCGTCGACCCTGCGTGAACTCTACTACCTCTCCGAGAGCTGGGACAACGAGGAGGCCCAGTTCAACAACCAGGACGAGTCGAACGGTCTCATCGAGGACTTGGAGATCGTCTCGGGGGTCACCCGCGAGGACTTCCACATGCGACCCGAGGAGTCGGGGGCGACGGTCATGGGACCGCTGTACCTGCGCGAGCAGACCCGCCGGGGCGAACGCGAGATCCACTGCCAAGAGGACGTCGGCGAGGGCGGCTACCAGATCCCGAACAACCCCGATACGATCGAGTTCCTCGACTGCGACGCCGAGTTCGTCCTCTGTGTCGAGACCGGCGGGATGCGCGACCGGCTGGTCGAGAACGGCTTCGACGAGGAGTACGACGCGCTGATCGTCCACCTCAAGGGCCAGCCCGCCCGCGCGACCCGACGGATCACCCGCCGGCTCCACGACGAACTCGACCTGCCCGTGACGGTCTTCACCGACGGCGACCCGTGGTCGTACCGCATCTACGGCTCGGTCACCTACGGTTCGATCAAGTCCGCCCACCTCTCGGAGTACCTCGCGACGCCCGAGGCGCAGTTCGTCGGCATCCAGCCCGCCGACATCGTCGAGTACGACCTGCCGACCGACCCGCTCAGCGACTCGGACGTCAACGCCCTGGAGAGCGAACTCGAGGACCCGCGCTTCCAGACCGACTACTGGGAGGAACAGATCGAACTCCAACTCGACATCGAGAAGAAGGCCGAACAGCAGGCCCTCGCCTCGCGCGGGCTCGACTTCGTCACGGAGACGTACCTACCCGAGCGCCTGACCGAGATGGGCGTGTTCTGA